A genomic window from Neorickettsia sennetsu str. Miyayama includes:
- the tmk gene encoding dTMP kinase, with translation MFIVLEGIDGSGKSTQVKLLSKFLAKDGYPCVLTREPGGTSFAESLRSMILHDPIDPMARLLLIVSARVDHYNKVILPALKEGKVVVCDRFIYSTLAYQGYGDKIDLQTILDLHRLSGCLVEPDLTLLLLGSGHKKLGRDNFERMPREYLSNVCMGYEKIARMYPNIHVIKCMGVGRTSEEIVKIVQGKISEKQTSSCR, from the coding sequence GTGTTTATAGTATTAGAGGGAATTGATGGGTCCGGTAAGAGTACACAGGTAAAACTTTTGAGTAAGTTTCTTGCAAAAGATGGTTATCCTTGCGTTTTAACGAGGGAGCCCGGTGGTACTTCCTTTGCCGAGAGTTTAAGATCCATGATCCTCCATGATCCTATAGATCCTATGGCGCGGTTGTTGCTCATAGTTAGTGCACGTGTTGATCATTACAATAAAGTGATACTGCCCGCATTGAAAGAAGGTAAGGTTGTCGTTTGCGACAGGTTCATTTATTCGACCTTAGCATATCAGGGATATGGGGATAAAATTGACCTACAGACAATTTTAGATTTACACAGGCTTTCCGGTTGTCTGGTTGAACCTGATTTAACTCTGCTTCTTTTGGGATCTGGTCATAAAAAATTAGGTCGTGATAACTTTGAACGTATGCCCAGAGAGTACCTTTCGAACGTATGTATGGGATACGAGAAAATTGCACGTATGTATCCGAATATTCATGTTATTAAATGCATGGGAGTCGGTCGTACGAGTGAGGAGATCGTTAAGATAGTACAAGGAAAAATAAGTGAAAAACAAACTTCATCGTGTAGGTAG
- the odhB gene encoding 2-oxoglutarate dehydrogenase complex dihydrolipoyllysine-residue succinyltransferase, which produces MKKVLVPRMGESIAEASVVKIIKNIGESVREDELLFELETDKAAVEVSAPVSGILSKINVEIGQAVKVDDVLGLIDENVVAPGGGNPISSGVGDRNIVPPSVAIAGGVALGASAEKNISSIKSSELIYAKQDAPSARILMEEKFLSPCDIVGTGKDNRIRKVDVLSRLFYGDPEQEKDSESEQRAVAGSSSVSPGFPERVVPMSKLRQRIASRLKESQNTAAILTTFNEVDMGNVIQIRKRYKDSFEKVHGLKLGFMSFFVQAVICGLEAFPEINAEIRGKDIVYKDYYNIGVAVGTKNGLVVPVIKNAQNLSFAEVERQILEYGKKARDGKIEPDDMQGGTFTISNGGIYGSLMSTPIINPPQSGILGMHAIKERPIVIDGAIVVRPMMYLALSYDHRIVDGREAVSFLVRVKECLENPERLLLKV; this is translated from the coding sequence ATGAAAAAAGTTCTCGTCCCAAGAATGGGTGAATCAATTGCAGAAGCATCCGTTGTGAAAATTATCAAAAATATTGGTGAATCCGTGAGGGAGGACGAATTACTTTTTGAGCTTGAAACCGATAAGGCAGCCGTAGAAGTATCTGCTCCTGTTTCTGGAATCCTGAGTAAAATCAACGTTGAAATAGGGCAAGCGGTAAAAGTAGACGATGTTCTCGGGTTAATTGATGAAAATGTTGTCGCACCCGGTGGAGGTAACCCAATTTCATCTGGAGTTGGTGATCGTAATATCGTTCCGCCATCTGTTGCCATTGCAGGAGGAGTCGCATTGGGTGCAAGCGCGGAAAAGAATATTTCCTCGATAAAATCTTCTGAGTTAATTTATGCAAAGCAGGATGCACCATCTGCGCGGATTCTGATGGAAGAAAAGTTCTTGTCCCCGTGTGATATCGTTGGTACGGGGAAAGATAACAGGATAAGGAAAGTTGATGTATTAAGTCGACTGTTTTATGGTGATCCAGAGCAAGAAAAAGATTCGGAATCAGAACAGCGTGCAGTTGCTGGTAGTAGTTCTGTGAGTCCTGGGTTCCCTGAAAGGGTTGTGCCGATGTCTAAGTTGAGACAAAGAATTGCGTCGAGACTGAAGGAATCACAAAATACAGCTGCAATTTTAACGACTTTCAATGAAGTAGATATGGGGAATGTCATTCAAATAAGAAAGCGTTACAAGGATTCCTTTGAAAAGGTCCATGGCTTAAAACTTGGCTTTATGTCGTTTTTTGTACAAGCTGTTATTTGTGGGCTTGAAGCTTTTCCGGAAATTAATGCCGAGATTCGTGGAAAGGACATAGTTTATAAGGATTACTATAATATTGGGGTTGCCGTTGGAACAAAGAACGGTCTTGTTGTGCCAGTAATAAAAAATGCGCAGAATCTTTCCTTTGCAGAAGTTGAAAGACAAATACTTGAGTACGGAAAAAAGGCTAGGGATGGCAAGATAGAGCCAGACGATATGCAGGGTGGTACTTTTACCATTTCTAATGGTGGTATTTATGGTTCACTCATGTCAACGCCGATTATTAATCCCCCACAATCTGGCATACTTGGAATGCACGCAATAAAAGAAAGGCCTATTGTTATTGATGGTGCGATTGTTGTGCGGCCAATGATGTACCTTGCTCTCTCTTATGATCACCGTATAGTTGATGGTAGGGAGGCAGTGAGCTTCCTTGTTCGTGTGAAGGAGTGTTTAGAAAACCCTGAGAGACTCTTACTTAAAGTCTAG
- a CDS encoding TldD/PmbA family protein: MNVKNCIEVILSEARKRDCQADLLLTQTQSTIANARNFEIEKLEESLFSSVTFRLIKDKKVTSIRCDPSADVRRLVSQAYDTLAYIPENEYASLPQNVAVIDDIYSTHTDHNFPDKLKELAIETEQIAHSNGKLKTTETIEFEKKIIKKIVANTNGFSGTFQNQLFSAVVGVVAENEGNLNAGYSYVTSNSLKDLIPAELAAEAEKRAIEGLKPRKIPTCKREVIFDARCASTFLNNFSSFLSGKSVTQSATFLKNYMDKEILPSSINILNNPEGANCKIETPAFDDEGNYTSKCFPLIEKGILKNWILDQYNANKLGLQSNGFAKRTLSGSILPLVTNIYLESSDTYSEKELISRIKEGLYVTSLFSCGINPITGDYSQGVQGLWIENGQLSFPVSEITIAGQLKDVFKEIIAANNIKFFGRANSPSLYLGFMSIGGT; encoded by the coding sequence ATGAACGTCAAAAATTGCATAGAAGTCATATTAAGCGAAGCAAGAAAACGAGATTGCCAAGCAGATTTATTGCTGACTCAAACTCAAAGCACGATCGCGAACGCAAGAAACTTCGAAATAGAAAAACTAGAGGAATCTTTATTCTCGAGCGTTACGTTTAGACTAATAAAAGACAAGAAGGTAACCTCTATAAGATGTGACCCTTCTGCAGATGTCCGACGCTTAGTTTCCCAAGCATACGATACATTAGCATATATTCCAGAAAATGAATACGCTTCACTACCACAAAATGTGGCAGTAATTGATGATATTTATAGTACTCACACTGACCACAACTTTCCCGATAAATTAAAGGAGTTGGCAATCGAAACTGAGCAAATAGCCCACTCAAATGGGAAACTAAAAACCACAGAAACCATTGAATTTGAAAAAAAAATCATAAAAAAAATAGTTGCAAATACGAATGGGTTTTCTGGAACTTTTCAAAACCAACTATTCTCTGCTGTAGTAGGCGTAGTCGCGGAAAATGAAGGCAACCTGAATGCAGGTTATTCATACGTCACTAGCAACTCGCTTAAGGACCTCATCCCAGCAGAATTAGCAGCCGAAGCAGAAAAAAGAGCTATAGAAGGCCTAAAACCACGGAAAATCCCGACGTGCAAACGAGAAGTTATATTTGATGCAAGGTGCGCTTCGACTTTTCTCAACAACTTTAGCAGTTTCCTTAGTGGCAAATCAGTTACCCAATCAGCAACCTTTTTAAAAAATTATATGGATAAAGAGATACTTCCAAGCAGTATAAACATATTGAACAATCCAGAAGGAGCAAACTGTAAAATCGAAACACCAGCCTTTGATGATGAGGGAAACTACACGAGCAAATGCTTTCCGCTAATAGAAAAAGGGATATTAAAAAACTGGATACTTGATCAGTACAACGCCAACAAACTTGGCTTACAATCAAATGGTTTTGCCAAACGCACCCTTAGCGGAAGCATCCTTCCTTTAGTGACAAATATTTATCTAGAAAGCAGCGATACATATTCTGAAAAGGAACTGATAAGTAGAATCAAGGAAGGGTTGTACGTAACAAGCTTATTTAGCTGCGGTATTAACCCAATAACCGGAGACTATAGCCAAGGAGTTCAAGGGTTATGGATTGAAAATGGGCAACTTTCGTTTCCCGTGAGCGAGATTACGATTGCTGGACAACTAAAAGATGTTTTCAAAGAAATTATCGCAGCTAATAACATAAAGTTTTTTGGTAGAGCGAACTCTCCTTCTCTATATCTCGGATTTATGTCTATTGGCGGAACATGA
- a CDS encoding SCO family protein, with product MINKIVFVFKLLSVALLFGISYQAEGFNKEITTSQIDIGGTFKLTDQNGDQVTNNILKGKYTLVLFGFSRCPHICPGQLTLLEKTLDAFPKLQALFITLDPANDTVEVLNKFSRSFHKRILMLTGPNEMIEKIANDYKVYVAANEDPDKFNHSALMYLMGLDGRYISHIAPRSEDELLAFIYHHTI from the coding sequence ATGATCAATAAAATCGTTTTTGTTTTTAAATTGCTGAGTGTTGCCTTGCTTTTTGGAATCTCATATCAAGCAGAAGGATTCAACAAAGAAATTACGACCTCACAAATAGACATAGGTGGAACGTTTAAACTAACCGATCAGAATGGCGATCAAGTCACGAACAACATACTAAAAGGGAAATACACTCTCGTCCTTTTTGGCTTTAGTAGATGCCCGCATATTTGCCCAGGACAATTAACCCTTTTGGAAAAAACGCTTGATGCTTTCCCAAAACTTCAGGCACTTTTTATTACTCTAGATCCCGCAAATGATACAGTAGAAGTTCTAAATAAATTTAGTCGCTCATTTCACAAGCGAATACTCATGCTTACAGGTCCGAATGAGATGATAGAAAAAATTGCCAACGATTATAAAGTTTATGTAGCAGCGAATGAGGATCCTGATAAATTCAATCATTCAGCCCTTATGTATCTTATGGGACTAGATGGTCGTTATATAAGTCATATAGCACCTCGTAGTGAAGATGAATTACTCGCATTTATATATCACCATACAATATAA